A DNA window from Cloacibacillus sp. An23 contains the following coding sequences:
- a CDS encoding AzlD domain-containing protein, whose product MNKEVYIYLFVMAAVTYLIRVLPLTVIRGEIKNRRVRAFLYYVPYVTLAVMTFPAIMESTGSQAAGLAALAAGVALAWFGGSLFQVAVLCCAVVFAVNFLLTM is encoded by the coding sequence GTGAATAAGGAAGTATATATCTACCTCTTCGTCATGGCGGCGGTGACCTATCTCATCCGCGTGCTGCCGCTCACCGTCATACGCGGCGAGATAAAGAACAGGCGCGTGCGCGCGTTCCTGTACTACGTGCCCTACGTCACGCTCGCCGTGATGACCTTCCCCGCCATCATGGAGTCCACCGGCAGTCAGGCAGCGGGGCTCGCGGCGCTCGCCGCGGGCGTCGCGCTCGCGTGGTTCGGCGGCAGTCTCTTTCAGGTCGCGGTGCTCTGCTGCGCCGTCGTATTCGCCGTCAATTTTCTTCTGACGATGTAG
- a CDS encoding AzlC family ABC transporter permease, with protein MRRSDAEVFARGVRDAVPIMLGYFAVSFTLGIAAKNAGLTPFQAFVSSLTQASSTGQFAGYMMISSCASYAAVALMIFVANARYMLMSCAMSQKLAPGTPLRHRLAVAAYLTDEIFGLSVTKPSPVNPYYSYGMAACAVPGWSVGTLLGVVAGNVLPGNVVDALSAGIFGMFIAVIVPPARGDRTIALLIAVSMAASFAFSRFNPLGISSGTRTIILTIAIAGAAAFLFPPKEGEAGE; from the coding sequence ATGAGAAGAAGCGACGCGGAGGTGTTCGCGCGCGGCGTTCGCGACGCCGTGCCAATAATGCTCGGATATTTCGCCGTTTCGTTCACGCTCGGCATCGCGGCGAAGAACGCGGGGCTGACGCCGTTTCAGGCCTTCGTCAGCTCTCTGACTCAGGCTTCGTCTACGGGGCAGTTCGCCGGCTACATGATGATTTCCTCGTGCGCCTCATACGCCGCCGTCGCGCTGATGATCTTCGTCGCGAACGCGCGCTATATGCTGATGTCCTGTGCGATGAGCCAGAAGCTCGCGCCGGGCACGCCGCTGCGCCACCGCCTCGCTGTGGCGGCCTACCTTACCGACGAGATTTTCGGCCTTTCAGTCACTAAGCCTTCGCCTGTCAATCCATATTACAGCTACGGCATGGCGGCCTGCGCGGTGCCCGGCTGGTCGGTCGGCACTCTGCTCGGCGTCGTCGCGGGCAACGTGCTGCCCGGAAACGTCGTGGACGCGCTCTCGGCGGGGATATTCGGCATGTTCATCGCCGTCATAGTGCCGCCCGCGCGCGGCGACAGGACGATCGCGCTGCTGATAGCGGTCTCGATGGCGGCTAGCTTCGCCTTCTCGCGCTTCAATCCGCTGGGCATATCGAGCGGCACGAGGACCATCATCCTCACTATCGCGATAGCGGGCGCGGCGGCCTTCCTCTTCCCGCCGAAGGAGGGCGAAGCCGGTGAATAA
- a CDS encoding epoxyqueuosine reductase encodes MTINELMEEARKILDGPVNFVAAEDALRPDIAGMRIFEEPLFGVASADDPLFEELRRPEVIHPGVMTPRDWVPDAKSVISFFLPFTERVVTSNAAGAGPSDEWLHGRIEGQMAVSALGERLKKFLEESGFAAAFPTTDPRFKMLEPYASNWSERHVAYVCGLGTFGLSKGLITERGMAGRFGSVVTNAGLTPTPRKYSGPFDYCTQCGACQFRCPAKAIDKSRGPALAKDQKLCDAYVTSTRRAPHGPHERVRFGCGKCQIQVPCSRRIPNAAKK; translated from the coding sequence ATGACAATAAACGAACTTATGGAAGAAGCCCGGAAAATTCTCGACGGGCCGGTGAACTTCGTAGCCGCGGAGGACGCGCTGCGCCCGGACATAGCAGGCATGAGGATATTCGAAGAACCGCTGTTCGGCGTCGCTTCGGCGGACGACCCTCTATTTGAAGAGCTGCGCCGCCCCGAGGTGATCCACCCCGGCGTTATGACGCCGCGCGACTGGGTCCCGGATGCGAAAAGCGTGATATCCTTCTTCCTGCCATTTACAGAGCGTGTCGTAACGTCGAACGCGGCCGGCGCGGGGCCGTCGGACGAATGGCTCCACGGACGCATCGAAGGGCAGATGGCAGTGAGCGCGCTCGGCGAACGGCTCAAAAAGTTTCTCGAGGAGTCCGGCTTCGCCGCCGCTTTCCCGACGACCGACCCGCGCTTCAAAATGCTCGAGCCCTACGCCTCGAACTGGTCCGAGCGCCACGTGGCCTACGTCTGCGGCCTCGGCACATTCGGCCTCTCGAAAGGGCTCATCACCGAGCGCGGCATGGCGGGGCGCTTCGGCAGCGTCGTAACGAACGCCGGGCTGACGCCGACGCCGAGAAAATACTCCGGGCCGTTCGACTACTGCACGCAGTGCGGGGCATGCCAGTTCCGCTGCCCGGCGAAAGCGATAGACAAATCGCGCGGCCCGGCGCTCGCTAAGGATCAGAAACTCTGCGACGCCTACGTGACCTCGACGAGACGCGCGCCTCACGGCCCGCACGAGAGGGTGCGCTTCGGCTGCGGCAAATGCCAGATACAGGTCCCATGCTCGCGCCGCATACCGAACGCTGCGAAAAAGTAA
- a CDS encoding methionine ABC transporter ATP-binding protein, with the protein MIEIQGLGKYYGDHKVLSDISLSVGKGDVFGIVGHSGAGKSTLLRCLNGLEGYSEGSVRVKGQEVKELDDAGLKRLRRDMGMIFQNFNLMNRKNVFENIMFPLKVWGTPKAEAEARVDELLELVGLSAKRNEKVRNLSGGQKQRVGIARALALNPEILLCDEATSALDPKTTISILELLMDINRKLNVTIIAVTHQMEVVKMICNKVIILDGGRVVDSGDTDKLFLAPGPELRKLITDDYAVIPQGTNIRLMFPREIANEGIVAKMARELDIDFSIVGGRIEKYRDTVMGFLIVHVGDEDVPRIEKWLKENKMFWEVMDDGR; encoded by the coding sequence ATGATCGAGATTCAGGGATTGGGGAAATATTACGGCGACCACAAGGTCCTCTCCGATATTTCCCTTTCGGTCGGAAAGGGCGACGTTTTCGGAATCGTCGGCCATTCCGGCGCGGGGAAGTCGACGCTGCTACGCTGTCTCAACGGCCTCGAAGGTTATTCCGAAGGCAGCGTCCGAGTGAAAGGGCAGGAGGTCAAGGAGCTCGACGACGCGGGGCTGAAGCGGCTGCGCCGCGACATGGGGATGATTTTCCAGAATTTCAACCTCATGAACAGGAAGAACGTCTTCGAGAACATCATGTTCCCGCTGAAGGTCTGGGGCACGCCGAAGGCCGAGGCCGAGGCGCGCGTGGACGAGCTGCTGGAGCTCGTCGGCCTCTCGGCGAAGCGCAACGAGAAGGTGCGCAACCTAAGCGGCGGGCAGAAGCAGCGCGTCGGCATAGCGCGCGCGCTGGCGCTGAACCCCGAGATACTGCTCTGCGACGAGGCGACTTCCGCGCTCGACCCGAAGACGACCATCTCCATCCTCGAGCTGCTGATGGACATCAACAGGAAGCTGAACGTTACGATAATCGCCGTCACGCATCAGATGGAGGTCGTCAAGATGATCTGCAACAAGGTCATCATCCTCGACGGCGGCCGCGTCGTTGACTCAGGCGACACCGACAAGCTGTTCCTCGCGCCGGGGCCGGAGCTGCGCAAGCTGATAACCGACGACTACGCCGTCATCCCGCAGGGCACGAACATCCGCCTGATGTTCCCGCGCGAGATAGCGAACGAGGGCATCGTCGCGAAGATGGCGCGCGAGCTCGACATAGATTTCTCGATAGTCGGCGGGCGCATAGAGAAGTACCGCGACACGGTTATGGGATTCCTCATCGTCCACGTCGGAGACGAGGACGTGCCGCGCATAGAAAAATGGCTGAAGGAAAACAAGATGTTCTGGGAGGTAATGGACGATGGCCGCTGA
- a CDS encoding methionine ABC transporter permease — translation MAAELLRALWETLYMVIVSTVLSGIFGSGVAILMIMTGPSGLRPNAPLYRVLDVVVNLLRSFPFIILLIAIIPLTRIIVGTSIGSTASIVPLTIAATPFVARLMEGSLLEVDRGVVEAAKSFGASTWQIIWGVMIKEAMPSIVLNWAVVAINLLGYSAMAGVVGGGGLGDLAIKYGYNRFQTDVMIYSVAILIVVVQVIQCVGNYVYEKIR, via the coding sequence ATGGCCGCTGAGCTTCTACGGGCCCTTTGGGAAACGCTTTATATGGTAATCGTGTCTACTGTGCTGTCGGGCATATTCGGCTCGGGCGTCGCGATACTGATGATAATGACCGGGCCTTCCGGCCTGCGCCCGAACGCGCCGCTATACCGCGTGCTCGACGTAGTCGTCAACCTTCTGCGCTCCTTCCCGTTCATCATACTGCTTATCGCGATAATCCCGCTGACGCGCATCATCGTCGGCACGTCGATAGGCAGCACCGCTTCTATAGTGCCGCTCACCATTGCCGCGACGCCATTCGTCGCGCGCCTCATGGAGGGAAGCCTGCTTGAAGTAGACCGCGGCGTAGTCGAGGCGGCGAAGTCCTTCGGCGCGTCCACGTGGCAGATAATCTGGGGCGTGATGATAAAGGAAGCCATGCCCTCGATAGTCCTCAACTGGGCCGTCGTCGCGATAAACCTGCTCGGATACTCCGCGATGGCCGGCGTCGTCGGCGGCGGCGGCCTCGGCGACCTTGCGATAAAATACGGCTACAACCGCTTCCAGACGGACGTGATGATATACTCCGTCGCGATACTGATAGTGGTCGTCCAGGTCATCCAGTGCGTGGGCAACTACGTCTACGAGAAGATAAGATAA
- a CDS encoding MetQ/NlpA family ABC transporter substrate-binding protein, translating into MKRFFAALLAAALLIPAAAFAADEKEISVGVTPFPHKDIMEAARTNLEKEGYKLKIVEFTDYVTPNTALAEGAIDANFFQHVPYFENANKERGLKCVWVAKIHIEPMGLYSAKVKSVDEIKDGAQIAIPNDATNCARALRVLEKAGLIKVKEGELITAKDITDNPKKLKISEIDAAQLPRTLQDVTAAVINTNFAGEAGLNPAKDALVIEDKDSPYANILVVREADKDSDKTKALVKAVQSPEVKKFIETELVPKGIVPAF; encoded by the coding sequence ATGAAGAGATTTTTTGCGGCATTACTGGCGGCGGCCCTTCTGATACCCGCGGCGGCCTTCGCGGCGGACGAGAAGGAAATCAGCGTGGGCGTGACGCCCTTCCCGCACAAGGACATCATGGAGGCGGCGCGCACGAACCTTGAAAAAGAGGGCTACAAGCTCAAGATAGTCGAGTTCACCGACTACGTGACGCCGAACACCGCGCTCGCGGAAGGCGCGATAGACGCGAACTTCTTCCAGCACGTGCCATATTTTGAGAACGCGAACAAAGAGCGCGGACTCAAATGCGTCTGGGTCGCCAAGATCCACATCGAGCCGATGGGCCTCTACTCCGCGAAGGTGAAGAGCGTCGACGAAATCAAAGACGGCGCGCAGATAGCGATACCGAACGACGCGACGAACTGCGCCCGCGCGCTCCGCGTCCTTGAAAAGGCCGGGCTCATCAAGGTAAAGGAAGGCGAGCTCATCACAGCGAAAGACATCACCGACAATCCGAAGAAGCTCAAGATAAGCGAGATAGACGCCGCGCAGCTCCCGCGCACGCTGCAGGACGTGACCGCGGCCGTCATCAACACGAACTTCGCGGGCGAAGCGGGCCTCAACCCCGCGAAAGACGCGCTGGTCATCGAAGACAAGGATTCGCCCTACGCGAACATCCTCGTAGTCCGCGAAGCAGACAAGGACAGCGACAAGACCAAGGCCCTCGTGAAAGCCGTCCAGTCGCCAGAGGTGAAGAAATTCATCGAGACCGAGCTAGTCCCGAAGGGCATAGTCCCAGCGTTCTAA
- a CDS encoding DNA-binding protein yields the protein MEYISVKEAAKRWGLSERRVRLLCSLGKVDGAVKHGRAYRIPDETPKPPDGRSARRFKVSERYRGIFTRIDAMKAELDERRPFSEAELRRMRDEFAVEYTYDSNAIEGNTLTLRETALVLEGLTIDKKPLKDHLEAVGHKEAFSYVLSLVQEGAHISERVIREIHSLVLMDRPEERGRYRRIPVRILGAANTPPEPVTVPELMERLVADERESRLHPIERAALFHLRFENIHPFIDGNGRTGRLVLNLSLMQSGYPPVNVKFADRRRYYDAFESFPDDGGDAMVRLVSEYVEEELAKLLSFGKK from the coding sequence ATGGAATACATTTCAGTCAAGGAAGCGGCGAAGCGTTGGGGACTCTCGGAGAGACGCGTGCGGCTTTTGTGCAGTCTCGGAAAAGTAGACGGCGCCGTCAAGCATGGGCGAGCGTACCGCATTCCCGACGAGACACCGAAGCCGCCGGACGGGCGCAGCGCGCGGCGTTTCAAGGTATCGGAACGATACCGCGGAATTTTTACGCGCATAGACGCGATGAAGGCGGAGCTCGACGAACGGCGTCCTTTCAGCGAGGCCGAGCTGCGGCGCATGCGCGACGAGTTCGCCGTCGAATACACCTACGACTCAAACGCGATAGAGGGCAACACGCTGACTCTGCGCGAAACCGCGCTCGTGCTCGAAGGGCTGACGATAGACAAAAAGCCGCTGAAGGACCATCTCGAAGCGGTCGGCCACAAGGAAGCGTTTTCTTACGTGCTGTCGCTGGTTCAGGAGGGCGCGCACATTTCCGAGCGCGTCATAAGGGAGATACACTCTCTCGTGCTTATGGACAGGCCGGAGGAGCGCGGGCGCTACCGCCGTATCCCGGTGCGCATCCTCGGCGCGGCGAACACGCCGCCGGAGCCCGTGACGGTTCCCGAGCTGATGGAACGGCTCGTCGCCGATGAACGGGAGAGCAGGCTCCACCCGATAGAACGGGCCGCGCTTTTTCATCTGAGATTCGAGAACATCCATCCGTTCATCGACGGCAACGGGCGCACCGGCCGGCTCGTTCTTAACCTGTCTCTAATGCAGAGCGGCTATCCGCCGGTAAACGTGAAATTCGCGGACAGGCGGCGCTATTACGACGCTTTTGAAAGTTTTCCTGACGACGGCGGCGACGCTATGGTGCGGCTCGTGTCCGAATACGTGGAAGAAGAGCTCGCGAAATTGCTCAGCTTCGGCAAGAAATGA
- a CDS encoding DMT family transporter yields MSVLTCLCWGSTSVMMRGIRRLGAFEVSFLRAAGGLACGSVLFFAFHGGPAAITASDALVFILMVLCNNVIGDVFLLFAVQRLGVARGAAIASSYPVIVSIASHFVFGSPFTGATAAGTLTAFAGTALLCRREGGNAAPFKLSGVGYAAAASCFWAAGLLFNKALIARGISPLFVTFGRGMTFFTISLFLWFFEKELASRGAWRIFLTRESLFAFAAGFCSLGFGAYFFSSALAYVQPAVATTIGASNPIAATIAAMFIYKEKPTAHQWAGIFLAVLGSALVTL; encoded by the coding sequence ATGAGCGTGCTTACGTGCCTCTGCTGGGGGAGCACGTCGGTGATGATGCGCGGCATACGCAGGCTCGGCGCGTTCGAGGTCTCGTTCCTGCGCGCGGCCGGCGGCCTCGCCTGCGGCTCAGTGCTTTTCTTCGCGTTCCACGGCGGCCCGGCTGCGATCACCGCGTCGGACGCTCTCGTCTTTATTCTGATGGTGCTCTGCAACAACGTGATAGGCGACGTTTTTCTCCTCTTCGCGGTGCAGCGGCTCGGCGTCGCGCGCGGGGCCGCGATAGCGAGCTCGTATCCCGTCATCGTCTCGATAGCCTCGCATTTCGTGTTCGGCTCGCCTTTCACGGGCGCGACGGCGGCGGGGACTCTGACTGCTTTCGCCGGTACGGCTCTGCTATGCCGCAGGGAGGGAGGAAACGCCGCCCCTTTCAAGCTTTCTGGCGTCGGCTACGCGGCCGCCGCGTCGTGTTTCTGGGCCGCGGGTCTGCTTTTCAACAAGGCGCTTATCGCGCGCGGCATTTCGCCTCTTTTCGTGACTTTCGGGCGCGGCATGACGTTTTTCACGATTTCGCTTTTCCTCTGGTTTTTTGAGAAGGAGCTCGCCTCGCGCGGCGCGTGGCGGATCTTCCTGACGCGCGAGAGCCTTTTCGCCTTCGCCGCGGGCTTCTGCTCGCTCGGCTTCGGCGCGTATTTCTTCTCGAGCGCGCTCGCCTACGTCCAGCCCGCGGTCGCGACGACTATCGGCGCGTCGAACCCGATAGCCGCGACGATAGCCGCGATGTTCATCTACAAGGAGAAGCCGACCGCGCACCAGTGGGCAGGTATATTCCTCGCCGTGCTCGGCTCTGCGCTCGTGACGCTGTAA
- a CDS encoding TRAP transporter permease, translated as MRKLSGLSYKFIYVYFVIIGLFHLYTSIFGAYESYLQKNIHLGLVLPTAFFLFPMYKGAPKDRVPIYDWILGALSAIPSLYVVLNYDDIVLRVVQVDPVTQAQFICGILLFVLLLEGTRRVVGIPLTLIAFLFAAYMYVGQMLPGGLRGLSFSMHEVVEQIYLTDEGIFSMPLGVSATLVAAFLIFGGFLEKCGTGPFFMDVAQAFTGTAPGGPANIAVMSSCLFGSISGSAVANVYGTGTFTIPLMKKIGYAPYFAGAVEAVASSGGQIMPPVMGAGAFLMASFLGLPYTDIIIAALVPALLYYAAVFFMIRLEAMKEGLKGIAKEDLPDKRIVIKKAYLFIPLVGLISLLFMGMTPMRAAAIGAFLAWAVSLPQPENRMGPKEIIDSIYTGVKSITLVCVACATAGIVLASVSLTGVGVKLVGMVLALTHGIPLLALALVMIVSLILGMGLPTTGAYILASALGVPVLTRLGFEPLAAHLFVFYYAIISNITPPVALAAYAAASIAGSNPNKTGFTACRLGFLAFVTPFAFCYDPGILLQSDLVGNIFGIVACIAACFGFGFAMEGYLNRLLKPWERAVFVLFGCMGLHPNPVITTIGAAGVIIFWVLIVKLGKKNKVTPAAA; from the coding sequence ATGCGAAAATTGAGCGGATTAAGCTATAAATTTATTTACGTCTATTTTGTTATAATCGGGCTCTTCCATCTTTATACGTCGATATTCGGAGCCTACGAATCATATCTCCAGAAGAACATCCACCTCGGGCTCGTCCTGCCCACGGCGTTTTTCCTGTTCCCGATGTATAAGGGCGCGCCCAAGGACCGCGTGCCTATATACGACTGGATACTCGGCGCGCTTTCGGCTATCCCCTCGCTCTACGTCGTGCTCAACTATGACGACATAGTGCTGCGCGTCGTGCAGGTCGACCCGGTAACGCAGGCGCAGTTCATATGCGGCATCCTGCTCTTCGTCCTTCTGCTCGAAGGCACGCGCCGCGTCGTCGGCATCCCGCTGACTCTCATCGCCTTCCTCTTCGCCGCATATATGTACGTCGGGCAGATGCTGCCCGGCGGCCTGCGCGGGCTGTCTTTCTCGATGCACGAGGTCGTGGAGCAGATATACCTCACCGACGAAGGAATATTCTCGATGCCGCTCGGCGTCTCCGCGACGCTTGTCGCAGCGTTCCTGATATTCGGCGGATTCCTTGAAAAATGCGGCACCGGCCCGTTCTTCATGGACGTGGCGCAGGCCTTCACCGGGACGGCTCCGGGCGGCCCCGCGAACATCGCGGTCATGAGCTCCTGCCTTTTCGGCTCGATCTCCGGCTCCGCGGTCGCCAACGTCTACGGGACGGGGACGTTCACCATTCCTCTTATGAAGAAGATAGGCTACGCGCCGTATTTCGCGGGCGCCGTCGAAGCGGTGGCCAGCTCGGGCGGGCAGATAATGCCGCCGGTCATGGGAGCCGGCGCGTTCCTCATGGCGTCGTTCCTCGGGCTGCCCTACACCGATATAATCATAGCGGCGCTCGTCCCGGCGCTTCTCTATTACGCCGCCGTATTCTTCATGATCCGCCTCGAGGCGATGAAGGAAGGGCTCAAGGGCATAGCGAAGGAAGACCTTCCAGACAAGCGCATCGTCATTAAAAAGGCATACCTCTTCATCCCGCTCGTCGGCCTCATCTCGCTGCTCTTTATGGGCATGACGCCGATGCGCGCCGCCGCGATAGGCGCGTTCCTCGCGTGGGCCGTCTCTCTGCCTCAGCCCGAGAACCGCATGGGGCCGAAAGAAATAATCGACTCCATCTACACCGGCGTCAAGAGCATCACGCTCGTCTGCGTCGCCTGCGCGACGGCGGGCATAGTGCTGGCCTCCGTCTCTCTGACCGGCGTCGGCGTCAAGCTCGTCGGCATGGTGCTCGCGCTCACGCACGGCATCCCGCTCCTCGCGCTCGCGCTCGTCATGATCGTCTCGCTCATACTTGGAATGGGCCTCCCGACGACCGGGGCGTATATCCTCGCCTCCGCGCTCGGCGTCCCGGTGCTTACGCGCCTCGGCTTCGAGCCGCTCGCGGCGCACCTCTTCGTCTTCTACTACGCGATAATCTCGAACATAACGCCGCCCGTCGCGCTCGCGGCCTACGCCGCGGCCTCGATAGCGGGCTCGAACCCGAACAAGACCGGCTTCACCGCCTGCCGCCTCGGATTCCTCGCCTTCGTCACGCCCTTCGCCTTCTGCTACGACCCCGGCATCCTGCTACAAAGCGACCTCGTAGGCAACATCTTTGGAATAGTGGCCTGCATAGCGGCCTGCTTCGGCTTCGGCTTCGCGATGGAGGGCTATCTGAACCGCCTGCTCAAGCCGTGGGAACGCGCCGTGTTCGTATTATTCGGCTGCATGGGGCTCCACCCCAACCCGGTAATAACGACGATAGGCGCGGCCGGCGTCATCATCTTCTGGGTGCTCATAGTAAAACTCGGCAAAAAGAACAAGGTCACCCCTGCCGCCGCTTAA
- a CDS encoding TAXI family TRAP transporter solute-binding subunit: MVIIVRRFMSLALLVSLLVFSSAAAFAEPASKEGWPSQLKFSAGPPGGSWFALGSTLADMWSKNTIPVTSSSGGGVSNIINCDRGRGDFGFSNTSILGAAVKGEQDFEGRATKNATILANLYTQYTYFVMNKNFAEKNGIKTVGDIFEKKVPVRMATLKPGTGSEFVFKALLSKGYGLTYDDVKAMGSSIEFASYEGGADLMADGHLDLFAFSVGKIASIVMNIESNTDIVILEVDQPALDALAAAYGTVTFTVEPGIYKSVTEPVKTVGDYTCIVVRDDIPDTLAYELCKSMWEHKESLAKAVVDLNELTPEIAVPEGVPTQAGAKKFWEELRAQSK; encoded by the coding sequence ATGGTGATAATTGTGAGAAGATTCATGTCGTTAGCATTATTGGTTTCCCTGTTGGTCTTTTCATCCGCCGCGGCGTTCGCGGAGCCTGCCTCTAAGGAAGGCTGGCCGAGCCAGCTCAAGTTCTCGGCAGGACCTCCCGGCGGAAGCTGGTTCGCGCTCGGCAGCACCCTCGCGGACATGTGGTCGAAGAACACTATCCCCGTCACGAGCAGCTCGGGCGGCGGCGTATCGAACATCATCAACTGCGACCGCGGGCGCGGAGATTTCGGATTCTCCAACACCTCGATACTCGGAGCCGCGGTCAAGGGCGAGCAGGACTTCGAGGGGCGCGCGACGAAGAACGCGACTATTCTCGCCAACCTTTACACTCAGTACACCTATTTCGTCATGAATAAAAACTTCGCCGAAAAGAACGGCATCAAGACCGTAGGCGACATCTTCGAGAAGAAGGTCCCCGTCAGAATGGCAACGCTGAAGCCAGGCACAGGCTCCGAGTTCGTCTTCAAGGCGCTTCTATCGAAGGGCTACGGCCTCACCTACGACGACGTGAAGGCTATGGGCAGCTCCATCGAGTTCGCCTCCTACGAGGGCGGAGCCGACCTCATGGCTGACGGACACCTCGACCTCTTCGCCTTCTCCGTCGGCAAGATAGCCTCCATCGTCATGAACATCGAGAGCAACACCGACATCGTTATCCTCGAAGTCGACCAGCCGGCGCTCGACGCTCTCGCGGCGGCCTACGGCACCGTCACCTTCACGGTAGAGCCCGGCATCTACAAGAGCGTCACCGAGCCGGTGAAGACGGTCGGAGACTACACCTGCATAGTCGTACGCGACGACATCCCCGACACGCTGGCCTACGAGCTCTGCAAGTCGATGTGGGAGCACAAGGAAAGCCTCGCCAAGGCCGTCGTCGACCTCAACGAGCTGACGCCGGAGATAGCCGTCCCCGAAGGCGTGCCGACGCAGGCCGGCGCGAAGAAGTTCTGGGAAGAGCTTCGGGCTCAATCGAAATAA